The proteins below come from a single Stomoxys calcitrans chromosome 1, idStoCalc2.1, whole genome shotgun sequence genomic window:
- the LOC106094358 gene encoding protein HBS1: MSRHRIVRTMDYNDEYDGYEDVYGHSVDDDNSCISPTDAQQWLFDRARGHQSMSAFMRDNKDIAEEEEEEEEEGDKSYEKSRRDSDNFQMPVLNDLEKAQLTSCIDEIRSVVGDTVSEKRIVETSIKFGYDINKILDDILNDECENKTKRLQQETTREPTQPPKISIAEFTEKKNATAATPIVKVTALQSDIKRGFEISSPALPSSPVVSGRNTPIDFNEDSNKRSSGAAGALLDANVFKVSKEQSQRDAKQLYTKERADQKHHLHMIVIGHVDAGKSTLMGHLLYDTGNVSQRVMHKYEQESKKMGKQSFVYAWVLDETGEERARGITMDVGNFRFETDSKVITLLDAPGHKDFIPNMILGATQADVALLVIDATRGEFESGFDLGGQTREHALLVRSLGINQLGVVINKLDTVGWDKERFDEIVQKLKAFLKQAGFKESDVTYTPCSGLTGENLTKPATELALTAWYKGPQLLAVIDNFKIPERSIDKPFRMSVSDIFKGTGSGFCISGRIETGVLCVNDKVLVGSLREQGQVKSLLIDEMSQNTVFAGDQVAVTLSGVDANNIMVGNIICAPQHPIPVTTRFQARILVFNVKVPITIGFPVLLHHQSLIEPAVISKLNAQIHKGTGEVVKKKPRCLGNNSCALVELETTRPICIERYSDFKELGRIMLRVSGVTIAAGMVTKIR, from the exons ATGTCACGACACAGAATCGTCCGTACAATGGACTACAACGATGAGTACGATGGCTATGAGGATGTTTATGGCCATTCCGTGGACGACGACAATAGCTGCATCTCGCCCACAGATGCTCAACAATGGCTATTCGACAGAGCCAGGGGCCATCAGTCTATGTCAGCTTTTATGCGTGACAACAAAGATATTGCtgaagaggaggaggaggaggaagaaGAAGGCGACAAGTCGTATGAGAAGTCTAGACGAGATTCGGATAATTTTCAAATGCCCGTGCTGAATGATTTAGAGAAAGCCCAACTTACATCCTGCATCGATGAGATACGTAGTGTTGTGGGCGATACGGTTTCAGAAAAACGAATTGTAGAGACATCGATCAAATTTGGCTATgacatcaataaaattttggatgACATTCTCAATGACGAATGTGAAAATAAAACCAAGCGCCTTCAGCAGGAAACAACAAGGGAGCCCACACAACCTCCAAAGATATCCATAGCAGAGTTCACAGAGAAAAAGAACGCAACAGCTGCCACACCAATTGTGAAGGTCACTGCTTTGCAAAGTGATATAAAGAGGGGATTCGAAATCAGTTCTCCTGCTTTACCCAGTTCCCCGGTGGTATCTGGCCGCAATACACCCATTGATTTTAATGAGGATTCTAATAAAAGATCTTCAGGAGCGGCTGGTGCACTTTTGGATGCCAATGTTTTCAAGGTGTCCAAAGAGCAGTCTCAGCGAGATGCCAAACAGCTGTATACCAAGGAACGTGCAGACCAAAAACACCATTTACATATGATTGTAATTGGACACGTGGACGCTGGCAAAAGTACCCTAATGGgtcatttattatacgatacGGGTAATGTATCGCAACGAGTTATGCACAAATATGAGCAGGAATCGAAAAAAATGGGCAAACAAAGTTTTGTGTATGCTTGGGTTCTTGATGAGACCGGTGAGGAGAGAGCTAGGG GTATCACTATGGATGTTGGCAATTTTCGCTTTGAAACGGACAGTAAAGTCATAACTCTGCTTGATGCTCCAGGACATAAAGACTTTATACCCAACATGATATTGGGTGCTACACAAGCCGATGTGGCACTTTTGGTGATCGATGCCACAAGAGGAGAATTTGAGTCTGGCTTTGACTTGGGAGGGCAGACAAGAGAGCACGCTCTCTTAGTTCGTTCGCTAGGCATCAACCAACTCGGTGTAGTCATTAACAAACTTGATACTGTAGGTTGGGACAAGGAACGGTTTGATGAGATTGTACAAAAGCTGAAAGCTTTCTTAAAGCAAGCTGGTTTCAAAGAGTCTGATGTAACGTATACGCCATGCTCAGGCCTAACTGGGGAGAATCTCACTAAACCAGCCACAGAGCTTGCCCTTACAGCCTGGTACAAAGGGCCACAACTATTGGCAGTAATTGACAATTTTAAAATACCCGAACGTTCCATAGACAAGCCTTTCCGCATGTCTGTTTCGGATATCTTCAAAGGAACTGGCTCAGGTTTTTGCATATCAGGTCGCATTGAAACCGGTGTCTTGTGTGTAAACGATAAAGTGTTGGTGGGATCTTTAAGGGAACAAGGTCAAGTCAAAAGTCTACTCATCGATGAAATGTCTCAGAACACCGTTTTTGCTGGTGATCAGGTGGCGGTAACCTTATCGGGGGTCGATGCGAATAATATTATGGTCGGCAACATAATATGCGCTCCACAACATCCCATACCGGTGACCACACGTTTTCAGGCACGCATATTAGTGTTCAATGTTAAAGTACCAATTACAATAGGATTTCCCGTCTTACTGCACCATCAGTCACTCATCGAGCCGGCTGTTATAAGCAAACTGAACGCACAGATTCATAAAGGAACTGGAGAAGTAGTTAAGAAGAAACCCCGTTGCTTGGGCAACAATTCTTGTGCACTTGTAGAATTGGAAACGACACGTCCCATATGCATAGAACGCTATTCTGACTTCAAAGAACTTGGTCGGATTATGCTGCGTGTATCGGGTGTAACGATTGCAGCTGGTATGGTGACCAAAATTCGCTGA
- the LOC106094359 gene encoding uncharacterized protein LOC106094359, whose product MENIDEKNRKPRRTKGTPSYYYRNRFAAGGILAGCLIFALWTYTPIHKVATEKFIREYLVITEEEKDRKFTFNFGAAPRTARSIQESLDEKKKLFSER is encoded by the exons ATGGAAAATATCGACGAGAAAAATCGTAAACCACGAAGAACAAAAGGAACACCTTCCTATTACTACAGAAATAGATTTGCTGCAGGGGGTATATTAGCGGGGTGCCTGATTTTTGCACTGTGGAC ttaTACCCCAATACATAAAGTAGCCACGGAGAAATTTATTCGAGAATATTTGGTAATTACTGAGGAAGAAAAGGACCGGaaattcacatttaattttggtGCTGCGCCCAGAACAGCGAGATCCATACAAGAATCTTTGGACGAAAAGAAGAAACTTTTCTCAGAGCGTTAA